A single region of the Manihot esculenta cultivar AM560-2 chromosome 12, M.esculenta_v8, whole genome shotgun sequence genome encodes:
- the LOC110627581 gene encoding uncharacterized protein LOC110627581, which yields MPVPLHSNELQDDPHQDQGMFAIPIKIGKVGVKKVMCDLGASINVVPLSIYQSLNVGLLKETGVVIQLADRSIIYPEGVLEDVLVQVGNLVFPADFYIVHMDDDRSSNTYDLLLGRPFLTTARIKIDVFDGTLTIEFDEKIIKFNVYGNMKYPNDFSNVCEVDIIKPLVQQVFELQGEDELTTVMYENLIKSKLVAIRANFVLQGRLKDIVHELEANKIKCNVSTLELPTAHSKILPSVVQAPQLELKLLLVHLKYAYIGLESSLPVIISNKLTPYEEEELI from the exons ATGCCAGTGCCATTACACTCAAATGAACTGCAGGATGATCCTCATCAG GACCAAGGTATGTTCGCTATACCTATCAAAATTGGCAAAGTAGGGGTTAAGAAAGTAATGTGTGACTTAGGTGCATCTATAAATGTAGTGCCATTGTCTATTTATCAATCTTTAAATGTTGGCCTTTTGAAAGAAACTGGTGtggtgatacaattggctgatagatcgaTTATATACCCTGAGGGAGTTTTAGAGGATGTGCTTGTACAAGTTGGTAATTTAGTGTTCCCTGCTGATTTTTACATAGTTCATATGGATGATGATAGGTCCTCTAATACATATGATCTTCTATTAGGTAGACCCTTCTTGACAACTGCGAGAATAAAAATAGATGTTTTTGATGGCACACTTACCATAGAGTTCGatgagaaaattataaaatttaatgtatatgGCAACATGAAATACCCAAATGACTTTTCTAATGTGTGTGAAGTGGATATCATCAAACCATTAGTCCAGCAAGTATTTGAGTTGCAAGGTGAGGATGAACTAACAACTGTTATGTATGAGAACCTGATTAAATCTAAATTGGTAGCCATACGTGCTAACTTTGTCTTACAAGGAAGGCTGAAAGATATTGTCCATGAACTTGAAGCTAATAAAATCAAATGTAATGTCTCTACTTTAGAATTACCTACTGCTCATTCTAAAATTTTACCATCTGTTGTGCAAGCCCCACAACTAGAGTTGAAACTATTGCTTGTTCACCTCAAGTATGCGTACATTGGGCTAGAAAGTTCTCTACCCGTAATTATCTCCAACAAGTTGACACCATATGAGGAAGAGGAGCTGATCTGA